From the Nitrospirota bacterium genome, the window AAAACAGGGTACTGAATAACCATGGAGCATAGAAAATATGGAAATCTTACAGAGCGTTTTAACTGTTCTTTGGGGTTGGCACATTTGGGAGGAGGCTATTTCCTGGTCCCTATACCCCCTTCCTGAATGACGTGAATTCAACTATAATCGAAAGAGAGGTCTACCAGTTATGACAAAAGTCGGACAGAAATACAAATGCAACATCTGCGGGAACGAGGTAGTGGTGACGAATGCGGGTTCCGGTGAACTCGTCTGCTGCGGACAGCCAATGGACGTCATCGGTGAAGGGTTTGTCTGTAAATAGC encodes:
- a CDS encoding desulfoferrodoxin FeS4 iron-binding domain-containing protein, whose product is MTKVGQKYKCNICGNEVVVTNAGSGELVCCGQPMDVIGEGFVCK